DNA from Synechococcus elongatus PCC 6301:
ATGCTTAAAGCATTGGCGTCCGCTCGGTAGAATCGATTACCGAATCGACATAGGCCCGGTCGAGATCGGGGAGAGATATGGGTTTCCTGAGCAGCATCAATTTCGAAGTCATTTTTCAGCTGACGACGCTGGCATTGCTTGTGATTGCTGGCCCAGCGGTGATCATCCTGCTGTACCTCCGCGGTGGTGACCTCTAGGTCACAGCGTCTCAACCCATCCGGAATCAAAACTTTTGAGCGAGAGGGGCGGTATCGTCCCTCTCCTTATTTGCGTCTGTTCTGCTTTGCGTGACTGCCAATGACTTT
Protein-coding regions in this window:
- the psb30 gene encoding photosystem II reaction center protein Ycf12/Psb30, translated to MGFLSSINFEVIFQLTTLALLVIAGPAVIILLYLRGGDL